The Amycolatopsis sp. NBC_01480 genome segment GACCGCGCTCACCCGTGCAGACGCCGTACCCAAGCCGCGGGATCGGTGATTTCGGCCCGGGTCGGGAGGGTGTTCGGCGAGCGCCAGACCGCGTTGAAGCCGTCCATGCCGACAGCGTCGACAACGTGCTTCGTGAACTTCGCGCCTTCTTCGTACTGCCGGATCTTCGCGTCCATGCCCAGCAACGCGCGCAGCATCCGGTCGAAGAGGCCTCCGCCCTTGCGACGCGCGGTGAAGCGCGAGCGGATCGTGTCGACGCTGGGCACGACCTGCGGGCCGACGGCGTCCATCACGTAGTCGGCGTGGCCCTCCAGCAGCGTCGAGAGCGCGAGAAGGCGATCGAAGACGGCGCGCTCTTTCGGCGACTGAAGGAGTTCGGCGATGCCGACGCACTTGCCCCGCTGCTTGAGCGCCTCCGGCAGCCGTCCGACCAGGTCGGACAGGCCGTCGGCGGAGTTGCCGGCGATGCCGGTGACCAGGCGCTCGACCTCGTCGGCGAAGTAGTCGCGCAGCCATCGCACGGCGGTGAACTGGAGGCGGTGCGTGCACTCGTGGAGGCAGACCCACAGCCGGAAGTCGCGTCCCGGCACCTGCATCGCCCGCTCCGCGGCCACGACGTTGGGCGCGACGAGCAGCAGCTCCCCTTCGCGCTCGGGGCCGCCGAAGGGGTCGTACTGGCCGAGCACGCGCGAAGCGAGGAAGGAAAGGACCAGCCCGGTCTGTACGCCGGCGCCGCCCGCGAGGATCGGGCCCAGTGGTCCGCCCTGCGCCTCGGGCAGCGCGCGCCCGGTGAGCGCGTCGAGCCCGGACGCGGCCGCCCGCACCCACCCGGCCCGGTCGACCACGGTGCCGGGCAGCAACGGCAGGTCCTGGCCGAGCCCGGTGAGCCCCCGCACGTGCCCTTCGGCCTCCGCAGTCAACTCCCGCAGGTCGACAACCGCCTGCTCGGCCACGTCCCGGGGCACCTGCGGCCCACCCCGCACGAGCAACGCCCCGGTGGACGCCGCGAGGTCCCAGTCGACCATCGGCCGCCGGTGGGTCTCGGTTTCCTGGCTCACCCCTCTGACGCTACCCGGCCCGAGCGCCTTTTCCCGCCTGAGCGCGGGGTTCGGAGCGTGGTTGTGGTCATTTCGGATCCTCCGGCGCCGGAAAATGTCGTACCCGGGTGGTGCACTGGTTCCCGTGATGGAGACGAGGGGGTACCAGGTGTCGAGGTTCGCGGGGAGAACGTGTGTGGAAGGTGAGGTGGTGACCGGCTGAGTCGAGTGGGGAGGTGCGATGACGGCTGTGGCGGCTGTCGCGGTGTGGGTGCGCGGGCCGGGCGCGTAGGCCGGGCGCGTGGGGAGCGGGCTCGGCTGAGGCGGGGCGTTCGACTTTGCCTACTTTCCTTATGCGGCAACGGAAGTAGGCGCATGGCGAGCTGAGGTCGCATGCGGTGCGTGCGCCCGGTCGAAACCCGGGCACGCCGAGGTGGATGCGCTCGGGCCTTGCCTGGTAGCTCGGCCGACGGCGGCGCTCTGCGTCGGTTGTTCCGGTCAGTTTTGGCGGCGCTCTGCCCGGGTCGCTCCGGCCGGTCGCAGCGCCCTGCGCTGGCAGCTCCGGTCGACGGCAAAGCTCGGCGCCGGTCGCTCCGGCCGGCAGCAGCACCCTGCCCAGGCATTCCAGCCAGCCGCAGCGCGCAGCTCGGTCTGGCGCAGCGTGCTACCCAGGTGGCGCCGGTTCGACGCAGCTCTCTGCCTTGGCAACTCCAGCCGCGGCAAACGCGGCCCAGCCAACGGCAGCGCGCGACCCCATTCAGGCACAGCGCGCTGCCCACTGGCTCCGGTCAGTGGCAGCCGCAGTTGCGCAGCGTCGTCGCCAGGACGTCGAGGGCCGCTTGGCCCGGGTTTTTGTCCGAGCCGTTCGACATGAAGGCGAAGACCAGGACCCGGTTGTCCTTGTCCAGTACGTAGCCGGCGAGGGTGTTCACCGACGTCAGGGTGCCCGTCTTGGCGCGGACCCAGCCCTTGCCCGCCGCGGAGTCGCCGGACTGGTAGCGCGGGCCGAGGGTGCCGGCCGGGCTGCCCGCGACCGGCAGGCCCGCGAGCAGCGGACGGAGCTTGGCCGTGTCCGCGGACTTGCCGTCCGGCGCGGCCGCCGCCGCCAGGATCTGCGCGAGCAGCCGCGCGGGCACTCGGTTCTGGTTGGACAGCCCGCTGGTGTCGAACAGCTGCAGGTTGCTCACGTCGAACCCGTGGTCCTGCAGCACCTTCTTCACGGAAGCGCCCGCGCCCGCGAACGACGGGTCGGCGCCGGCCGTGATGGCGACCTGGCGGCCGAGTGCGTCGGCGAGGACGTTGTCGGAGATCTGCAGCAGCGCGTAGGCCAGGTCCGGCAACGGCGCGGACTGGACCTGGCCGAGGACCTTCGCGCCGTCCGGCGCCTTGGCCGTGCCGCCCGCCTGCGCGCCGAGTTTGCCGGCGATCAGCTGGGCCAGCGCGGTGGCGGGCGTGCCCGAGCGCGGCGTCTCGTCGACCTTCGGGTTGATGCGGCCGCCGTCGGTCATCGCGGGGACGATCGGCGCGCCGTAGGTCGACGGCGCGTCACCGGGTTCCCAGCCGGGGGCGGTCTGGGGGCCGGTGTAGGCGCTGAGGTCGAGCTGCACCTTGCTGACGTCACCGCCGGTGGCCTTCTTGACCTGCGCGACGAGGTCGTCGACGTGCGCGTCACCCGGGTACAGCGGCGAGTCCGTGCCGATCGGCAGCGTGGTCAGCGTCGGGTCGCCGCCGCCGACGATGATCACCGTGCCGGGCTGCGCGCCCTGGACGATCTTCGTGGTCAGCCGCTTGGTCGGCTCCATCGAAAGCAGCGCGGCCGAAACGGTGAGGATCTTCGTGGTCGACGCCGGCGTCAGCGCCGTCGTGGACCCGTGGTCCCACAGCACATCGCCGGTGGCCGGGTCGATCACGCTGCCGGTGAGCTGGGCGAGCGCCTTGTTGGCAGCCGGGCCCGACAGCGCGGACCCCACCCCGCCCGCCGACGGTCCCTGCCCCGTCGTATCCGGACCGTGCAACGCGAGGCTGACCGACGCGGCATCCGGGATGTCGCTCTTGGGCGCGTTCGCCGGCGCCCACGGCAGGCCGAGCTTCGTGGACACCTTCGGCATCGCCGCCGCGACGCCCACCGCCGCGAGCAGCAGCACCACAACGGCGCCGATGACCACCAGTTTCTTGCCACGCCTACGTTTCCGCGGCGGCTCGGCAGGCGAGTACGGCTCGTACGGGGGGTCTTGGGGCGGCTCGTCGGCGTACCCGCGGTCGTCGGCCGGGTCGTGGTCCTGGGGCGCGTACTGGCCCTGCTGACTCTGCTGACCGGGCTGACCGGGCTGACCGGGTAGGCCGGGCTGACCGGAAAGCAGCGGAAAGCCCTCGCTGGGCCGCTCGATCCCGACGGTCGCCTCCGCCGGGAACTGCTCCCCAGACGGCTCGATCCGCATCGGCCGAGCCTGGTTCACCGAAGACGACGCCGAAGGCACCATCCCCCGCGGCGGCTCGGGCGGCAGGCCCCGCCGGTCCCCGGGCTCGTCGCCGCGCCCCTCCCGCACGTCGATCTGCTGCGACCAGCCGCCGGGCCGCTGACCCGGTGGGCCGTCATTGCGGAATTGGTCCGGCCCCTCGCTGCGGAAGCTGTTCCACCGCTGCTCTTCGCGGCTCCCGTCGCGCCGGGCGTCGCCAGGTCGCTGGTTGTCCGGCCGCTGGCCCTCGGGCCGCTGGTTATCGGGCCGCTGATTGTCGGCACGCTGGCCATCGGGCCGTTGGCTGTCGGGCCACTGGCCGTCGGGTCGCTGGCCCGCGGACCGCTGGCTGTCAGAGCGCTGGCCATCGGGTCGCTGATTGTCGGCGCGTTGGCCATCAGGTCGTTGATTGTCGGGCCACTGGCCCTCAGGGCGTTGACCCTCGGAGCGTTGGCTGTCAGGTCGCTGGTCGTCCGGGTTCTGCCCGGCGGAGCGCTGACCCTCGGGGTACTGGCCGGCGGGGCGCTGGCTGCCGGGTCCGTCCGGGCGCGGACCGGCAGGGCCACCGTCCTGGCGCTGGCCGACGCCCTCGCTACGGGAGCTGTCCGACCGCTCGTCGGCGGGTTTGGTGTGGTGATCGATCCAGAGGGAGTCCGGACGGCGCTGGGCTTCCTGGTCCGGCTGGCCGCTGTGCCGGTCCGTCCACAGTGACTCCGCCGGCTGGTCGCCACGGCCCTGTGGCGCCTGCTGATCGCCGCGGCTTTGCGGCTCGCCGGTCAGCTCCTCGCGACGATCAGTCCAGATCGACAGCGGACGAGCCCCCTCGCCCTGCGCCTCGCCCTTCCGCGCCGGACGCTCGACCGGAACCCACGGCACCTGCTGCGGACGGACCGGCAACTGCTGCGTCGACTGGTCCGGCCGCTCCGCCTGAGACTCCGCCTGGGACGGCCGGTTCTGCTGCTTCGCCTGGCTCTGCTGGTTTTGCTGATTCGCCTGGCCCTGCTGGTTCGCCTGGCTCTGTTGGTTTTGTTGGTTCGCCTGGCTCTGTTGGTTTTGTTGGGGCGCCTGGCTCTGTTGGTTTTGTTGGGGCGCCTGGCCCTGCTGCTCCGGCTGGTTCGATTGAGACGGCTGGTTCTGCTGGGACGACCGCCCCTGGTCCCCCTGCGATGACTGCGCCACCCCAGGGCCTTGCCCCTGAGCCTGCTGCGGCTGCTGCGGCCTCCAGATCTGCTGGGGCTGCTGGGGCTGCTGGGGCTGAGATTGAGCACCTTGCTGATCGCCAGCGCGGCTGGAGTCGGCTGCGCGCGAGTCGCTGCCCGAACGATCGGCGCCCTCCTGCCGCGGCGACTGAGGTGACGGCTGGGGCTGCTGAGCCTGCGGCCCCTGAGACGGCGGCGGCCACGACTGCGACTGCGCCGAACCCTGCCCCGGTGAAACCCGCCCCGGCTGACCGCCGGAACCCCGCGGGCCGCCCTGCCCCAGCGAGCCCGCCCCGGGCTGTCCCCCGGAACCCGACTGGCCTCCCGGCCCGGACGAACCCGAACCTGACTGGCTCCCGGAACCCTGCTGACTGCCCGACCCCGGCTGCCCACCAGCGCCCTGCACACCAACGCCCTGGCCACCAGCCCCCGGCGAACCAGGCGCCGACGACCCACCCCCACCAGACCCACCCGAACCAGGCCCGCCCGAACCAGCCGAACCCGAGCCCTGCTCCAACCCGTCATCAGGTGTGTTCACCCCCGGAATCAGGTCCGGTGGCACGTTCGGCTTGAACCAGGAGCCGGGCGGGCCGGGTGTGACGTTCGGCACGGCGAGCCGGTCGGTGACGGTCTGGCCGGGCTTCGGGATCGGGAGGCGAGCCGTCGCGCCGCCGCCGCGTGACGACGTGTCCTCGTCACCATCGGGCCACATCGGCTGGTCGTTGTCCGGCACCCACCACTCCTTCTCACCTGCCCCGGGAGGGGCCAAGCTCACATGCCGCCTAGCCGACATCCATGGGACCGACCGGCGGGGCGTAGTCCACACTAGTGACGTCAATGAGGTGATTACGGTTGCCGCCCACGACGCGTGGGATACCGAGATTCGAGAAGTAGCGAGGACGGCCGTGGAGTTCGACGTCACGATCGAGATCCCCAAAGGGGAACGCAACAAGTACGAGGTCGACCACAAGACCGGGCGCATCAAACTGGACCGGACCCTGTTCACCGCGACCCAGTACCCGGCCGACTACGGCTTCATCGACGACACCCTCGGCCAGGACGGCGACCCGCTGGACGTGCTCGTGCTGGTCCAGGAGCCGACCTTCCCGGGCTGCCTGATCCGCTGCCGCGCGATCGGCATGTTCCGGATGACCGACGAGAAGGGCCCGGACGACAAGGTCCTCGCCATCCCGACGAACGACCCGCGCCTCGAGCACCTGCGCGACATCCACCACCTCAACGAGTTCCACAAGCTCGAGATCCAGCACTTCTTCGAGGTCTACAAGGACCTCGAGCCGGGCAAGAGCGTCGAGGGCTCGTCGTGGGTCGGGCGGGCCGAGGCCGAGGCCGAGATCAAGCGCTCCTACGAGCGTGAGGTCGACCGCCTCGCCAAGCTCGAGGTCGACGGCGCCGAGCACTGACAGCCGACGCAAGAAGGGCCGTTCACTCAACCGAGTGAACGGCCCTTCGGCGTTTTAGTGGAACCGGCTCAGTGCGCCAGCGCCAGCTGGGCCGCGTCTTCCTCCGAGCGCTGCTCCATCGCCGACTTGTCCGACAGCGGCTTCTCCTTCAGCAGCCAGACCAGCGCGAAGCCGATCGTCAGCACGATCCCGCCGGCCACGAACACCGTGCTCATCGAGCTGGCGAACCCTTCCAGGATCGGCCGTGCGAGCACCGGGTCGAGCGAGGAGAGGAACGACGTGTCGTTGACGTCGAGGCCGCCCGCCATCTGCTTCGCGAACTCCGGGTGCTGCGCCAGGGCCGCCACGTAGGACGGGGTGGCCAGCGCCGAGCGAACGGCCGCCGCGATCCGGTCGCCGACCGTGGCGAACAGGATCGAGAGGAACACCGCGGTGCCCGCCGTGCCGCCGATCTGCCGGAAGAACGTGGCCGAGGAGGTCGCCACGCCGATGTCCCGGGGCGAGACGTCGTTGGTGGCCGCCAGCTGCAGCGTCTGCATCGAGGACCCGAGGCCGAGCCCCATCACGAACGCGATCGCCATGACCACGCCGAGCGGGGTGTCGACGCCGATCGTGGCGAGCCCGAACAGGGCCGCCGCCATCAGGCCGAGCCCGGTCACGGCGAACGCCTTGTACCGGCCGGTCCGCGAGATCAGCGCGCCGCTGCCGAGGCTGGCGACCATGATCCCGAGCGTCAGCGGCAGCATCTGCAGTCCGGCCTGGGTCGGCGAAGCGCCCTTGACGATCTGCAGGTACAGCGGCAGCGACATCATCGCGCCGAACATCCCGATGCCCTGGATCACCGTGACCATCGTCGCCACCCGGAACACCGGCCGGCTGAACAGCCGCAACGGCAGCAGGGCGGCGTCGCCCATGCGGCGTTCCTGCAGGATGAACAGCACCACGCCGATCAGGCCGACCGCGTACATCGCCAGCGACGTGGGCGAGCCCCAGCCCCACTCACGGCCCTGTTCGGCGACGACCAGCAGCGGCACCAGGCCGAGCGCCAGCGCACCGGCGCCGAGGAAGTCGACACGCTGCTTGACGCGCACGTGCGGGAGGTTCAGCACCTTGCTGACCACGACCAGCGCGGCCAGCGCGATCGGCACGTTCACCAGGAACACCCAGCGCCAGCCGGTGAGACCGGCGAACGAGTCGAGGCCGGCGAAGAAGCCGCCGACGACCGGGCCCGCGACGCTCGAGATGCCGAAGACCGCCATGAAGTAGCCCTGGTACTTGCTGCGCTCACGCGGCGCGGTGATGTCGGTGATGATCGCCAGCGCGAGCGACATCAGGCCGCCGGCGCCGAGGCCCTGGAACGCGCGGAACGCGGCCAGCTCGTACATCGAGCTCGCCATGCCGCTGGCCAGTGAGCCGACGAGGAACAGCGAGATCGCCGTCAGGTACATCGGCTTGCGGCCGAAGAGGTCGGACAGCTTGCCGTACAGCGGCGTCGAAAGCGTCGCGGTGATCAGGTAGGCCGTGGTGGCCCAGGCCTGGAGGCTCTGCCCGTGCAGTTCGTCGGCGATCGTCTTCATCGCCGACGAGACGATGGTCTGGTCGAGTGCGGCCAGGAACATGCCGAGCATCAGCCCGGACAGCACGGTGAGGATCTGGCGGTGCGAAAGCCGGCCGTTCGTCGCGGCGCCCCCTTCCGCGGTGATGGTGTCGCTCATCGGGTCTCCCTGAGGTTCCGGAGTAGTTGCTTGTACCCCTCAACTACTTGCCGGATGCAAGTGTTCCCGAAAAGCTTGTATTGGGCAAGCAAATTACCCTGTGACGCTCGTCTCCGGCCGCTGACCAGCAAAAAGGGCCGTCCGCGGGAAGCGGACGGCCCTCTCGGCGGTGAGCGTCAGGCGGAGTAACCCGGGATGGGGAACGGCGCCAGGAACTCGCGGATCTCGGCCGCGATGGTGCCGAGGGCGGCCTCGTCCTGGGCGGCCGCGGCCGTCACGGTGCGGTCGATCCACTCCGCGACCTGCGGCTGGTGCTCGGGCCGGAGCCCACGCGTGGTGATGGCCGAGGTGCCCAGCCGGATGCCCGAGGGGTCGAACGGCTTGCGCGGGTCGAACGGCACCGTGTTGTAGTTCAGCTCGATGCCCGCCCGGTCCAGCGCCTGCGCGGCCGGCTTGCCGGGGACGGCCTTGTTCGTCAGGTCGATCAGCAGCAGGTGGTTGTCGGTGCCGCCGGAGACGAGGTCGTAGCCGCGCTCGATCAGGGCGTCGGCCAGCGCCTTGGCGTTCGCGACGATGGCGTGCGCGTATTCGGCGAACGAGGGCTGCTGCGCCTCGCCGAGCGCGACCGCGATGGCCGCGGTCGTGTGGTTGTGCGGACCGCCCTGCAGGCCGGGGAAAACCGCCTTGTCGACGGCCTTGGCGTGGTCGGCGTCGGACAGGATCATCGCGCCGCGCGGGCCGCGCAGGGTCTTGTGCGTGGTCGTGGTGATCACCTGCGCGTGGCCGACCGGCGACGGGTGCGCGCCGCCCGCGACCAGCCCGGCGATGTGCGCGATGTCGGCGACCAGCACGGCGTCGACCTCACGCGCGATCTCCGCGAACTGCGGGAAGTCGATGGTGCGCGGGATTGCCGTGCCACCGCAGAAGATCAGCTTCGGCCGGTGCTGCCGGGCGAGGTCGCGCACCTGGTCGAAGTCGACGCGCCCGGTCTCCTTGCGCACGCCGTAGCGCACCGGGTTGAACCACTTGCCGGTCGCGGACACGCTCCAGCCGTGGGTCAGGTGGCCGCCGTCGGGCAGCGCCATGCCGAGCACGGTGTCGCCGGGCTGGGCGAACGCGAGGTACGCGGCCAGGTTCGCCGGGGAGCCGGAGTACGGCTGGACGTTCGCGTGGTCGACGCCGAACACGGCCTTGGCGCGCTCGATGGCGAGCGTCTCGATCGGGTCGACGAACTGCTGGCCCTCGTAGTAACGACGGCCGGCGTACCCCTCGGAGTACTTGTTGGTGAGCACCGTGCCGGTGGCCTCGAGCACGGCCTGCGAGACGTAGTTCTCCGACGCGATCAGGCGGATCTTGTCGTGCTGTCGCTGGGCCTCGTCCTCGACGAGCTCCGCGATCCTCGGGTCCGTCGCGGCGAGTGCGGACAGGGCAGGCTGATGGGTCATGGCGTACTCCGGCTCTGCAGTGGCCCTCACCCAGGCGCGCGGTGCCGGCCTCGTCGTCGCTTCCCGGTGGTGCTCCACCTCTGATGGCGCCAGTCGCAGCTGCGTGCCGGAGTTTAGTCGACGCCGGGCCCTGCCCGGGCAGAACCGGCCACGAGGTCGACCGGCTCCGCCCGGGATCGGCTAGACGGGCTCGGAGCCGTCGCGGTGGCGCCGCGCGAGGTCCTGGTAGATGCCGGCGTTGTGCTCCACCCACATCCGCGCGGAATCGGTGAGCGGCACGAACTTCTTGGCCGGGCTGCCCATCGCGATCGTCTCGGCGGGCACCTCGGTCCCCGGCGTCACGGTCGCGCCGGCGGCGACCAGCGAGCGCGGGCCGATCACGGACTTGTCCAGCACCGTCGAGCCGTTGCCGATCAGCGCCTGCTCGCCGACGGTGCAGTCGTGCACCAGGCACTGGTGCCCGACGGTGACGTTCTTCCCGACCTCGGTCGGGGTCCCGCCGCCGGAGTGGATCACGGAGTTGTCCTGGACGTTCGCGCCCTCGCGGATCACGATCGGGCCGAAGTCGGCGCGGATCACGGCGCCGTACCAGACGGAGGCGCCCTTCTCGACCGTCACGTCGCCGATGAGGGTGGCGGTGGGGGCGATCCACGCGTCCGGGTGAACCTGCGGGCTGGCGCCCTCGAAGGAGAACAGAGGCATGCCCGCACCCTAAGCGGCGTCAGCGATAGTTCGCGAAGCAGAGCGCCTCGACGTCCGCGCGCAGGCTCTCGACGGGCCGCGGCCGCACGCGCTGCTGCACCACCGCGCCGAGCAGGTACGAAAGCAGCGCGCGGGCGCGGGCCCGCGGGTCGTCGACGTCCAGCGGGGACAGCAGTTCGGTGAGCAGCTCGGTGATCGACGTCAGCATCGCGTCGATGGCCTGTGGGTGCTGCGCGCGGCCGGCGGCGATCCAGTACTCGAACCAGAGGAACGCGCCGTTGGGCCGCTCGGCGAACTCCGCGAGGTACGCCTCGGTGACGGCGAACAGCCGCTCGCGCGGGTCCTCGTACTTCTCCGCGACGGTGCGCAAGCCGGCCGCGAAGGTGTTGATGTGCGCGGCCATCGCGCGGTCGATGAGCACGTCGATGTCGGCGAAGTAGTAGTGGACCGCGCTCTTGGTGAGCGGGCCGGCGTCGGCGATGGCGCGGACCGTGCACCCGGCGAGCCCGTCTCTGGCCAGCACCACGCGCGCGGCCTCGACGATCTGCTCCTGCTTCTGCAGCTGGTTGGGCGACAGCTCTGCGCTGCGACCGGGTACGGCGCTCACGGTGATCCTCGTTACGTTATTCAGGACGATAGGCCCGAATCCTAGGGCAGATGTCCCAGCCTGCTCCCCCGGGTGAAAAACCGGATTGGCCACCCCGGTCCGTAACGCGGACAATGCGCGGCATGGTGATCTCAGGGGACAAGGGGCTCAGCCCGGCAGCGCGCCGGCAGCTGGAGAAGGAAATAGCCGACCTGCGCGCTCAACGGGCGGCGCTCGCGCCGCAGCCGGGAGAGCAGGAACGCACGGGGGACGCGGCGGACCAGGCGGACGTGATCGACCGCGCGGAGTCCGCCGCCCGGTTGGAACGACAGATCGCCGACGTGTCCGCGAAGCTGGAGCACGGCGCGTACGACAGCAATTTGCTCCCCGACGGCACTCGGGTGTCCCTCCGCTACGCCGATGGCGACGAGGAGGTGCTCAACGTGGTGACCATCCCGGGTGAGGACGTGGACTCCCTGACCTCGGACAGCCCGCTGGGCTTGGCCCTGGTCGGCGCCAAGGCGGGCGACGAGATCACCTACCGCACGCCGCGCGGCCAGGCGAAGGCCACCGTGCTCGAGCTGACCCCGCCGAAGGACTGACCCCGCTGGACTGACCACAGTGGACCAGAAGGCCGGAGTCGCCCGCAGTGGGCGGCCCCGGCCTTCGTTGTCCCGACGAGCTTTTGACGGCTTTCGTCAGTTGGCGCCGCGCTGATCGATCGTCTCCGGCTTGTAGGCGTAGACCGTGGTGCCGTCGCTGGAAACGTGCCAGACCGCGTCGCAGAGCTTGTCGGTCTTGGTCTCCTGGCCGTTCGGCCACCAGTCCGCGGTCAGCGTGGGCGCGGTCTTCGGGGCGGGGCCCGGCAGGCAGGTGGCGGGCAGCTTGGCGCCGGCGGCGGTGTAGCGCAGGATCCGCTCCGAACCGGTCGTCCGGATGACCTCCGAAACCGACTGGGCCTGGTCCGGCACCCAGCCCGGCAGCTGGACGTCCCGGCTGGCCTTGCCCTCCGTGCCGGTCTGGTACTCGACGGTCTTGACGTGGCCGTTCGCCTTCTCGGTCACGGCCTCGCTGAGGCTGCACCCCGCCAGGGCACTCGCCACCGCGACCCCGGCGACCGCCACGCCGGCCCGGACCGCCCTCTTCCCGATGAGATTCATGGGACCGAGTCAACCGCCCCGCGGACCCGGCCACATCGGTCTTCCGGCCGGTCGTCCCCGGCCATCCGACCGACCCGGGCGCCGCTGCCCCGGCCAGTCGGCGGGCCCTGTTACGGAACGGTCGAACGGCGATCGAGCTACGCGGACATGGGCCGAACATCCTGCCGGGTATGCGAATTCGATCTCTGTTCCTACCGGTCGGCGCCGCGCTCGCGCTGACCACAACCGTGCTGGGCGCCCCGGCGCAGGCCGTCGTCGGCGGCACCGAGTCGACCCAGGCGTACTCGTTCATGGGCTCGTTCCAGCCGGCCTATCCCGCGCCACCGCGCGCGGACGGTCACGGCTGCGGAGTGGAAGTCCTTGCGCCGCAATGGGTTCTGACCGCCAGCCATTGCGCGAGGACCCCGACCCTGGCGAAAGTGGGCGTCCCCCGTGATTGGAAGGTCCGCATCGGGTCGTTGGACACCACGTCCGGCGGCGAGGTCGCCAAGGTCGACCATTTCTACCGGCTGTCGAATTTCCAGGACGAGGGCGGGATTTGGGGCAAGGACCTCACGCTGATGCACCTGAGCACCCCGGTGCAGGCCAAGCCCATCCGGATCGCGTCGGCCACGCCGCGGGACAACACGCCCGCCCGCATCCTGGGCTGGGGCATGACCTGCGACGACATGAACAATCCCGCGTGTTTCCCGACGCGATTGCGGGAAGCCGACACCGCCGTGCAGCCGATCTCGACCTGCCCGTCGGCCAACGCCGGGGAGCTGTGTGTCGGCAGCCGTGACGGCAGCGTCGCCGCGACCAACATGGATTCCGGCGGGCCCGCGCTGGTCCGCGAAGGCGGCCAGTGGAAGTTGGCCGGCGTGGTCAGCGGCCCCGGCGGCACGAACGCGCCCACGCTCTTCACCGACGTCACCAAACACGTCGACTGGATCAAGGGCATCATGAGCGGCACCGACGTGCCCCCGGACGACCCGATCCCGAACGTCGAGGGCTCGGTGGACCTGTCCGGCTGCATGGGCTCGGTGGTCCGCACTGCGACTTCCGCGCCGGACGACCCGGCGTTGCTGCTCACCAACGGCCACTGCGTGCAGGGGCAGCGCCCCGCGCCGGGAGCCGCGCTGGTGGACCAGCCCGCCGACCGCAAGATCGCCGTCGACGACCGTGAGGGCTACCCCGGGGCCACCGCCCACGCGAACCGCCTGGAGTACGCGACGATGACCGGCACCGA includes the following:
- a CDS encoding GreA/GreB family elongation factor, which gives rise to MVISGDKGLSPAARRQLEKEIADLRAQRAALAPQPGEQERTGDAADQADVIDRAESAARLERQIADVSAKLEHGAYDSNLLPDGTRVSLRYADGDEEVLNVVTIPGEDVDSLTSDSPLGLALVGAKAGDEITYRTPRGQAKATVLELTPPKD
- a CDS encoding gamma carbonic anhydrase family protein; protein product: MPLFSFEGASPQVHPDAWIAPTATLIGDVTVEKGASVWYGAVIRADFGPIVIREGANVQDNSVIHSGGGTPTEVGKNVTVGHQCLVHDCTVGEQALIGNGSTVLDKSVIGPRSLVAAGATVTPGTEVPAETIAMGSPAKKFVPLTDSARMWVEHNAGIYQDLARRHRDGSEPV
- the glyA gene encoding serine hydroxymethyltransferase, with product MTHQPALSALAATDPRIAELVEDEAQRQHDKIRLIASENYVSQAVLEATGTVLTNKYSEGYAGRRYYEGQQFVDPIETLAIERAKAVFGVDHANVQPYSGSPANLAAYLAFAQPGDTVLGMALPDGGHLTHGWSVSATGKWFNPVRYGVRKETGRVDFDQVRDLARQHRPKLIFCGGTAIPRTIDFPQFAEIAREVDAVLVADIAHIAGLVAGGAHPSPVGHAQVITTTTHKTLRGPRGAMILSDADHAKAVDKAVFPGLQGGPHNHTTAAIAVALGEAQQPSFAEYAHAIVANAKALADALIERGYDLVSGGTDNHLLLIDLTNKAVPGKPAAQALDRAGIELNYNTVPFDPRKPFDPSGIRLGTSAITTRGLRPEHQPQVAEWIDRTVTAAAAQDEAALGTIAAEIREFLAPFPIPGYSA
- a CDS encoding inorganic diphosphatase is translated as MEFDVTIEIPKGERNKYEVDHKTGRIKLDRTLFTATQYPADYGFIDDTLGQDGDPLDVLVLVQEPTFPGCLIRCRAIGMFRMTDEKGPDDKVLAIPTNDPRLEHLRDIHHLNEFHKLEIQHFFEVYKDLEPGKSVEGSSWVGRAEAEAEIKRSYEREVDRLAKLEVDGAEH
- the dacB gene encoding D-alanyl-D-alanine carboxypeptidase/D-alanyl-D-alanine endopeptidase, producing MREGRGDEPGDRRGLPPEPPRGMVPSASSSVNQARPMRIEPSGEQFPAEATVGIERPSEGFPLLSGQPGLPGQPGQPGQQSQQGQYAPQDHDPADDRGYADEPPQDPPYEPYSPAEPPRKRRRGKKLVVIGAVVVLLLAAVGVAAAMPKVSTKLGLPWAPANAPKSDIPDAASVSLALHGPDTTGQGPSAGGVGSALSGPAANKALAQLTGSVIDPATGDVLWDHGSTTALTPASTTKILTVSAALLSMEPTKRLTTKIVQGAQPGTVIIVGGGDPTLTTLPIGTDSPLYPGDAHVDDLVAQVKKATGGDVSKVQLDLSAYTGPQTAPGWEPGDAPSTYGAPIVPAMTDGGRINPKVDETPRSGTPATALAQLIAGKLGAQAGGTAKAPDGAKVLGQVQSAPLPDLAYALLQISDNVLADALGRQVAITAGADPSFAGAGASVKKVLQDHGFDVSNLQLFDTSGLSNQNRVPARLLAQILAAAAAPDGKSADTAKLRPLLAGLPVAGSPAGTLGPRYQSGDSAAGKGWVRAKTGTLTSVNTLAGYVLDKDNRVLVFAFMSNGSDKNPGQAALDVLATTLRNCGCH
- a CDS encoding TetR/AcrR family transcriptional regulator, which encodes MSAVPGRSAELSPNQLQKQEQIVEAARVVLARDGLAGCTVRAIADAGPLTKSAVHYYFADIDVLIDRAMAAHINTFAAGLRTVAEKYEDPRERLFAVTEAYLAEFAERPNGAFLWFEYWIAAGRAQHPQAIDAMLTSITELLTELLSPLDVDDPRARARALLSYLLGAVVQQRVRPRPVESLRADVEALCFANYR
- a CDS encoding MDR family MFS transporter — encoded protein: MSDTITAEGGAATNGRLSHRQILTVLSGLMLGMFLAALDQTIVSSAMKTIADELHGQSLQAWATTAYLITATLSTPLYGKLSDLFGRKPMYLTAISLFLVGSLASGMASSMYELAAFRAFQGLGAGGLMSLALAIITDITAPRERSKYQGYFMAVFGISSVAGPVVGGFFAGLDSFAGLTGWRWVFLVNVPIALAALVVVSKVLNLPHVRVKQRVDFLGAGALALGLVPLLVVAEQGREWGWGSPTSLAMYAVGLIGVVLFILQERRMGDAALLPLRLFSRPVFRVATMVTVIQGIGMFGAMMSLPLYLQIVKGASPTQAGLQMLPLTLGIMVASLGSGALISRTGRYKAFAVTGLGLMAAALFGLATIGVDTPLGVVMAIAFVMGLGLGSSMQTLQLAATNDVSPRDIGVATSSATFFRQIGGTAGTAVFLSILFATVGDRIAAAVRSALATPSYVAALAQHPEFAKQMAGGLDVNDTSFLSSLDPVLARPILEGFASSMSTVFVAGGIVLTIGFALVWLLKEKPLSDKSAMEQRSEEDAAQLALAH
- a CDS encoding zinc-dependent metalloprotease produces the protein MVDWDLAASTGALLVRGGPQVPRDVAEQAVVDLRELTAEAEGHVRGLTGLGQDLPLLPGTVVDRAGWVRAAASGLDALTGRALPEAQGGPLGPILAGGAGVQTGLVLSFLASRVLGQYDPFGGPEREGELLLVAPNVVAAERAMQVPGRDFRLWVCLHECTHRLQFTAVRWLRDYFADEVERLVTGIAGNSADGLSDLVGRLPEALKQRGKCVGIAELLQSPKERAVFDRLLALSTLLEGHADYVMDAVGPQVVPSVDTIRSRFTARRKGGGLFDRMLRALLGMDAKIRQYEEGAKFTKHVVDAVGMDGFNAVWRSPNTLPTRAEITDPAAWVRRLHG